A genomic window from Diceros bicornis minor isolate mBicDic1 chromosome 35, mDicBic1.mat.cur, whole genome shotgun sequence includes:
- the HPS4 gene encoding BLOC-3 complex member HPS4 — protein MAASSSAETKPASWWNYFFLYDGSKVKEEGDPTRAGICYFYPSQTLLDRQELLCGQIAGVVHCVSDISGSPPTLIRLRKLKFAIKVDGDYLWVLGCAVELPDVNCTQFLDQLIGFFHFYNGPVSLAYQNCSQEELSAEWDTFIEQILRNTSDLHKIFNSLWNLDQTKVEPLLLLKAALILQTCQRSPHVLAGCILYKGLIVSTQLPPSLTAKVLLHRAAHRDQRIPTGGEALQDHEAALPLNVQIMPVFLTEEEAVSLREFPGEPVTSSPAPPARLQECASALREDAPRHEESTAWTLATTPEPTSTDISWPNGKGENGHVSAHDLERIKPAKLPHTPWDRGPGLGCSLLKDPGSSRRIEDLDLSELHIPEAQDMETSSGSLAFLCVRAPDASGPRCKESVSDSGNPEPKPPEALPVGTAIGGFVSPSALEMLSLNGALEQREDLPGDSSPASIPREDCLPRRTSWPLLSPHLDSRQTETKRPMGEQGTQQRVDGVHESRSAPHLECSSSSGDSQSAGPSADGIDWGSTPASRAGLVRMNLYTHSVKGLVLSLLAEEPLLGDDAAVEEVYHSSLASLNGLEVHLKETLPGDEAAPTSRTYNFTHFDRIQNMLTANLPQVATPQDRRFLQAVSLMHADFAQRPALYEMTVRNASTAVYACCSPVQETYFQQLAAAARSSGFPSPQDGAFSLPGKAKQKLLKHGVNAL, from the exons ATGGCCGCCTCCAGCTCAGCAGAGACGAAGCCCGCCTCCTG gtggaattattttttcctttatgatggTTCAAAGGTAAAGGAAGAAGGAGACCCGACGAGAGCTGGCATTTGTTATTTTTACCCTTCTCAG ACCCTGCTTGACCGACAGGAGTTGCTTTGCGGACAGATTGCTGGAGTTGTCCACTGTGTTTCTGACATTTCCGGCTCTCCTCCCACTCTCATTCGTCTGCGGAAACTTAAGTTCGCCATAAAGGTTGACGGAGATTACCTCTGG GTGCTGGGCTGTGCCGTGGAGCTCCCTGACGTCAACTGCACGCAGTTTCTGGATCAGCTCATtggattctttcatttttacAACGGTCCTGTTTCTCTGGCTTACCAG AACTGTTCTCAGGAAGAACTGAGCGCTGAGTGGGACACCTTCATTGAACAAATTCTAAGAAACACCAGTGATCTGCATAAGATATTCAATTCCCTCTGGAACTTGGACCAAACTAAA GTGGAGCCCCTGTTGTTGCTGAAGGCAGCCCTCATTCTGCAGACCTGCCAGCGCTCGCCTCACGTTCTGGCTGGCTGCATCCTCTATAAGGGACT GATTGTTAGCACCCAGCTCCCACCCTCCCTCACGGCCAAGGTCCTGCTTCATCGAGCTGCACATCGGGACCAG AGAATACCTACAGGAGGGGAGGCCCTGCAGGACCATG AAGCAGCACTCCCCCTGAATGTCCAGATCATGCCTGTTTTCCTGACCGAAGAGGAAGCCGTCAGTCTCCGTGAGTTCCCGGGGGAGCCAGTAACGAG CTCTCCTGCACCTCCAGCCAGACTCCAGGAGTGCGCATCTGCCCTGAGAGAAGATGCCCCCAGGCATGAGGAATCCACGGCCTGGACCTTAGCCACCACCCCTGAGCCCACGTCCACTGACATTTCTTGGCCAAATGGCAAGGGAGAGAATGGACATGTGTCTGCCCACGATCTGGAGCGCATCAAGCCTGCAAAGCTGCCCCACACTCCGTGGGACAGGGGTCCTGGCCTCGGCTGCTCCCTGCTGAAGGACCCTGGTTCGTCCAGGAGGATAGAGGACCTGGACCTGTCTGAACTCCACATTCCAGAAGCTCAGGACATGGAAACATCCTCAGGTTCTCTTGCCTTCCTGTGTGTGCGCGCCCCAGATGCTAGTGGTCCCCGCTGCAAAGAATCTGTCAGTGACTCTGGCAACCCAGAACCCAAGCCGCCTGAGGCCCTACCTGTGGGCACAGCCATTGGTGGCTTCGTCTCTCCCTCTGCTCTGGAGATGCTCTCCCTCAATGGAGCCCTAGAACAGCGTGAAGACCTTCCTGGTGACAGCAGCCCAGCCTCCATTCCCAGAGAAGACTGCCTCCCTAGAAGGACGAGCTGGCCGTTGTTATCGCCTCACTTAGATTCGAGGCAGACAGAAACTAAGCGTCCCATGGGGGAGCAAGGCACACAGCAGCGTGTTGATGGAGTTCACGAGAGCCGCTCAGCCCCACACCTGGAATGCAGCTCAAGCTCGGGAGACTCTCAGAGCGCTGGCCCCTCTGCAGATGGAATTGACTGGGGGTCGACCCCAGCATCCCGCGCGGGACTCGTGCGGATGAACCTCTACACTCACAGTGTTAAAGGGCTGGTGCTGTCCCTGCTGGCCGAGGAGCCGCTGCTGGGAGACGACGCAGCCGTCGAGGAGGTG TACCACAGTAGCCTGGCGTCCCTGAATGGGCTGGAGGTCCACCTGAAGGAGACGCTGCCCGGAGATGAGGCTGCCCCCACAAGCAGAACATACAACTTCACGCATTTCGACCGCATTCAGAACATGCTGACGG CGAACCTGCCTCAGGTGGCCACGCCCCAGGACCGCCGCTTCCTCCAGGCCGTCAGCCTGATGCATGCCGACTTTGCCCAGCGGCCTGCGCTGTACGAGATGACTGTCAG